A genomic window from Silene latifolia isolate original U9 population chromosome 11, ASM4854445v1, whole genome shotgun sequence includes:
- the LOC141614161 gene encoding uncharacterized protein LOC141614161 → MTAIKSAVKQRTFSSTHNKTHQKSNKNRFSPLDFTVAGPSTVVKISSNPVDLQPFDLEDLTTDEEAEEWIVQNRGKHKQTLDTIAEEPEGMLQFTKEDVKVEMDFWKHSVVCFILGANPPWDVVEDFIHHLWADYGVERVSFLPSGIFLAVWDCQVLGTPMFKLVSKLKQLKQPLKDLNKALFDDVENNALRAWKVLEYTQELLRADPANSDLISSEVAALKEYQDLQKAADSFLLQKSKAIWLKEGYTNSKVFHSYIKGRQAKNKVFRITNDHGQWINDADQIQASFLAFYQTLLGTADQVQPVNIQVVQRDFFTHGKLLKQLNHTLVTLIPKVEMPENVTQFRPISCCNVVYKVIAKLLCTRLAAILPHIISPNQGGFIKRRNIIENILVCQDVIRLYKRTAVSPRCMIKVDLRKAYDSVDWGFPKQMMLALNFPPQFLNLIMEYITSASYSLVLNGEQFGHFPGKKGLRQGDPLSPLLFTIAMEYLTRILHFTTDVLDFKFHSLCGKLRLQHLMFADDLLMFSKGDLSSVRVLLRSFVAFSAASGLYMNQQKSNIYFNGVHQHKKAQILSISGCQEGQLPFKYLGVPITAGKLGKRECQALVEKIVEKIRAVGARKCSYAGRLVIVQSVLTSLYSYWANIFLIPKGVLRKIDSICRNYMWDGTSNYVRSPLVSWEQVCVPKLEGGLGIRYSLTWNKATIGKLVWWIYSKPDSLWVKWVHQLYLKGCWLATQTGYTVNSGYEWLRHKEQKVGWAKLVWNSWSLPKHSFLAWLIFRNALNVREKLFRHGITTMNECCICHDAEETVTHLFQQCEYAKLIIAGVSLRMNIPVPTGNGVIWLGRRKWTQIKKSVSIGGILATYHAIWYQRN, encoded by the exons ATGACGGCGATCAAATCTGCAGTAAAGCAACGAACTTTTTCTTCTACACACAATAAAACTCatcaaaaatcaaacaaaaatagATTTTCTCCGTTGGATTTCACTGTAGCAGGACCTTCGACTGTGGTTAAGATTTCTTCGAACCCGGTGGACCTCCAACCATTTGATTTGGAGGATCTTACCACAGATGAAGAAGCTGAAGAATGGATCGTGCAAAATCGAGGCAAGCACAAGCAGACACTTGACACAATTGCAGAAGAACCAGAAGGTATGTTACAATTCACTAAGGAAGATGTTAAGGTTGAAATGGATTTTTGGAAACACTCTGTAGTCTGTTTCATACTGGGTGCGAACCCTCCATGGGATGTGGTGGAAGATTTTATACACCATTTGTGGGCAGATTATGGTGTTGAGAGGGTTTCCTTTCTTCCTAGTGGAATCTTCTTG GCTGTATGGGATTGTCAGGTGCTTGGTACACCTATGTTCAAGCTGGTCAGTAAGCTTAAGCAATTGAAACAGCCTCttaaagacttaaacaaagcttTATTTGATGATGTTGAAAACAATGCACTCAGAGCTTGGAAGGTGCTGGAGTACACTCAGGAGCTGCTGAGGGCTGATCCTGCCAATAGTGACCTAATATCTTCTGAGGTTGCTGCACTTAAAGAGTATCAGGATTTGCAAAAAGCAGCCGATAGTTTCCTGCTACAAAAGTCTAAAGCCATTTGGTTAAAGGAAGGATATACTAATTCTAAAGTATTTCACAGCTATATTAAAGGCAGGCAAGCAAAAAATAAGGTGTTTCGAATTACTAATGATCATGGACAGTGGATTAATGATGCTGATCAGATTCAAGCTTCTTTTTTGGCCTTCTACCAAACTCTGCTGGGTACAGCTGATCAGGTGCAGCCTGTTAATATTCAGGTTGTACAAAGAG ACTTCTTTACTCATGGGAAATTGTTGAAGCAGCTTAATCATACTCTTGTTACTCTCATCCCTAAGGTTGAGATGCCTGAGAATGTTACCCAGTTCAGGCCCATTTCTTGTTGTAACGTGGTGTACAAGGTGATAGCCAAGCTTCTTTGCACCAGATTGGCTGCCATTCTTCCTCACATAATCAGTCCTAATCAGGGGGGCTTTATTAAAAGGAGAAATATTATTGAAAATATTTTGGTGTGTCAGGATGTTATCAGACTTTATAAAAGGACTGCTGTATCTCCTAGATGTATGATCAAAGTGGATTTAAGGAAAGCTTATGACTCTGTTGACTGGGGATTTCCCAAACAGATGATGCTAGCTCTCAATTTCCCTCCTCAGTTTCTCAACTTAATTATGGAGTACATTACCAGTGCTTCTTATTCTTTAGTTCTCAATGGTGAACAATTTGGGCACTTTCCAGGCAAGAAAGGATTGAGACAGGGAGATCCTTTATCTCCTCTTTTATTCACCATAGCCATGGAATACCTTACAAGGATTTTACATTTTACAACTGATGTGCTTGATTTCAAGTTTCACTCCTTGTGTGGTAAGCTGAGACTACAACACCTTATGTTTGCTGACGACTTGCTAATGTTTTCTAAGGGTGACCTTAGCTCTGTAAGGGTCCTTCTTAGATCTTTTGTCGCTTTTTCTGCTGCCTCTGGACTTTATATGAATCAGCAAAAGTCcaacatttattttaatggggtcCATCAACATAAAAAGGCTCAGATTCTTAGCATTTCTGGATGTCAGGAAGGCCAACTTCCTTTTAAATATTTGGGTGTCCCCATTACTGCAGGGAAGCTTGGTAAAAGGGAATGTCAGGCTCTTGTGGAAAAAATTGTAGAAAAAATTAGAGCTGTTGGTGCAAGGAAATGCTCTTATGCAGGGAGGTTAGTTATAGTCCAGTCTGTGTTGACTTCTTTATACAGTTATTGGGCTAATATTTTTCTAATCCCTAAAGGtgttttgaggaaaattgatagCATTTGCAGAAATTACATGTGGGATGGCACAAGCAACTATGTTAGATCACCCCTAGTCAGTTGGGAGCAGGTGTGTGTGCCAAAATTAGAAGGAGGCCTGGGTATTAGATATAGCTTAACCTGGAACAAGGCTACTATAGGTAAATTGGTGTGGTGGATTTACAGCAAGCCAGACAGTTTATGGGTGAAATGGGTTCACCAATTGTACTTAAAAG GTTGTTGGCTTGCTACTCAAACTGGTTACACTGTTAACTCTGGTTACGAATGGCTTCGACATAAAGAACAGAAAGTGGGATGGGCTAAGTTAGTGTGGAACTCCTGGAGCTTGCCTAAACATAGTTTCTTAGCTTGGCTCATTTTCAGAAATGCTCTCAATGTTAGGGAGAAGTTGTTCAGACATGGAATTACTACAATGAATGAGTGCTGCATATGTCATGATGCAGAGGAAACTGTTACCCATCTGTTTCAGCAGTGTGAATATGCTAAGCTGATTATTGCAGGGGTGAGTCTCAGAATGAACATTCCTGTTCCTACTGGCAATGGAGTCATATGGCTTGGACGAAGGAAGTGGACTCAGATTAAGAAGAGTGTAAGCATTGGAGGAATACTGGCAACTTATCATGCTATCTGGTATCAAAGGAATTAA